The following proteins are co-located in the Gossypium hirsutum isolate 1008001.06 chromosome A02, Gossypium_hirsutum_v2.1, whole genome shotgun sequence genome:
- the LOC107951661 gene encoding nuclear transcription factor Y subunit B, which produces MTGKRNQTSPVGSPSSGNISDSSSKEQDRFLPIANVSRIMKKSLPANAKISKEAKETVQECVSEFISFITGEASDKCQREKRKTINGDDLLWAMTTLGFENYVGPLKVYLNKYRETEGEKNSMARQEDHHHHHHHQSPTSYGLISHGGANEFNNVNAGISSSANAADHFQGYNSGVGGFFSLGSHPQSYGDHGRRGIGGYGENLMAAAGGFNTSRIGENGDGNGNRTMAAHFHRVDW; this is translated from the coding sequence ATGACTGGGAAAAGAAACCAAACCAGCCCCGTCGGCAGCCCATCGTCCGGCAACATATCCGACAGTTCTTCTAAAGAACAAGATCGGTTCCTCCCCATAGCTAACGTGAGTCGGATAATGAAAAAATCCCTCCCCGCCAACGCAAAAATATCCAAAGAAGCCAAAGAGACAGTGCAAGAATGTGTGTCGGAGTTCATCAGTTTCATCACTGGCGAGGCTTCCGATAAGTGTCAGAGGGAGAAAAGGAAGACCATAAACGGGGATGATCTGTTGTGGGCAATGACGACACTGGGTTTCGAGAATTACGTGGGTCCTCTCAAGGTTTACCTCAACAAGTATAGGGAAACCGAAGGGGAGAAGAATTCCATGGCTAGGCAAGAAgaccatcaccatcaccatcaccatcaatCACCCACATCGTACGGTTTGATCAGCCATGGTGGGGCTAATGAATTCAACAATGTAAATGCGGGTATATCGTCGTCGGCTAACGCTGCCGATCATTTCCAGGGGTATAACAGTGGTGTTGGGGGATTCTTTTCGCTAGGGTCTCACCCGCAGAGTTATGGAGATCATGGTAGAAGAGGGATCGGTGGTTATGGAGAGAATTTGATGGCAGCTGCAGGTGGTTTTAACACAAGCAGGATCGGAGAAAATGGTGATGGAAATGGTAATAGAACCATGGCAGCCCACTTTCACAGGGTTGACTGGTAG